The genomic segment GCAGCAGCAGCGGCCACGCCGCCCGTTCGCCGGCAGTCAGTGGCCGCCGGCGATGATAGGCAGCCAGCAGCAGCTGGCAGCGATCGGCATCGATGCCACCGCCGGCCGCGGTACACCAGTCGTTGGCGACCACCGCCAGGTCGAAAAGCAGGTCGTCGACACCGGCGAAATAGAAGTCGAGCAGGCCGCTGAGGCGGTCACCGACGAAGAGGACGTTGTCGCGGAAGAGATCGGCATGGATGATGCCACGCGGCAGGCCGCCGGGCCGCAAGGCCCGTTGCTGCTGCAGCTCGTCGGCCAGCAGGGCGGCCGTGCCGGGACTGAGGCGCGGTGCGAGCTGCGCGGCGACTGCGGCACACCACTGCGTACCGCGCGGGTGCGGCTGGCGCAGTGGGCACGATTGCGCGGCCAGGTGCAGCTCCGCCAGCGCCGCACCGACCGCCGCACACTGCCGCGCGCTCGGAACGGCCTCGGAAGCACCGGCGAGACGACTGACGACCAGCGCCGGCCTGCCCGCGAGTTCGCCGAGATAGCCGCCGCGCCGGTCGGCGACCGGCGCCGGGCAGGGAATTCCGCGCGCCGCCAGATGAACCAGCAACTGCGTGTAGAACGGAAGCTGCGCGTGCGGCACCTGCTCGAAGAGGGTCAGGACGTAATCACCGCTCGTCGTGGCGAGGTAGAAGTTCGAGTTCTGGACGCCCTCGGCAATCCCGGTGAGGTCCCGCAGCGTGCCCAGCGAATGGTTCTCGAGCCAGGCAGACACCACACTGGCGCTGAGTTCGGTGAACACCGACATGGGCGCGGTCGATGTCGGGCGGGCAGCGGCAGGAAGGCTGGTGACCCGCCGCTCAGAACGTGCCGATGGTCCACATAGGCACACTGATCGGCGGACCGCCGATCGAATGCCGCGCGAAGTTCCCGTCGCCCTGGTGGTCGACCAGGATGTACGGCACGCCGTGCGCCGGCGTCACCCGGATCATGTAGAGCCTGCCGCCGATCCGGTGTTCCTCGACCGTCTCGCCGTCCCGCTGGACGATCGTCACCTGCGGCTCCAGCGAAGCGTCGAGCGGCGCCATCTCCGGCGGTGGCGGCGGCACTGCCGGCAACGGCTGCAGATCGGGCGGAGTCTGGGCAAGCACTGGCGCCGTGGCGAGAACCAGAGTGGCCAGAAAAGCATGGGTGCGGCGCATCGGCGGTCTTCCGGGTGATTGATCGGTTCGCCGACATGCGGCCGGCCAGCACCGATTGTAGTACAGAATCACGTGCTGTCTGCGACCGCCGGCAGTCCGCAGGCGGCGCGGCCGACCGCCGAACTCTGCCATAATGCGGATGGTTCGTCGCGGCCGCGCTGGCGACGGCACGACGCGAGGCATGTCGCTCACGCCAGACGCCAGGCGCGCTCATCGTTCACCTCCATTGCCCTGACCCCGCCCATGCCCACCCTGCTGCTGGTCGACGGATCCTCCTATCTCTACCGGGCCTTCCACGCGCTGCCCGATCTGCGCACGACGCAGAGCGAGCCGACCGGCGCCCTGCACGGCGTCCTCAACATGCTGCGGCGGCTCGAGAGCGACCATCAGGCGGCGGGCGTCGACTACAAGGCCTGCGTCTTCGACGCCAAGGGGCGCACCTTCCGCGACGACTGGTACGCCCCCTACAAGGCCAACCGGCCACCGATGCCCGACGACCTCGTCCGCCAGATCGAGCCGCTGTACGCCGCCATCGCCGCGCTCGGCTGGCCGCTGCTGGTCGTCGACGGGGTCGAGGCGGACGACGTCATTGGCACGCTGGCGACGCAGGCGGCGGCGCAGGGCATGCAGGTCGTGGTGTCCACCGGCGACAAGGATCTGGCGCAACTCGTCGGCCCGCAGGTCCGTCTGGTCAACACGATGAGCAACGAAACGCTCGACGAGGCCGGCGTCGTCAGCCGCTTCGGCGTTCCCGCCGGGCGCATCGTCGACTACCTGGCGCTGGTCGGCGACACCGTCGACAACGTCCCCGGCGTCGCCAAGGTGGGAGCGAAGACCGCCGTCCGCTGGTTGCAGCAGTACGGCTCGCTCGACGGGGTCATCGCCGCCGCCAACGACATCGGCGGCGCCGTCGGCGACAACCTGCGGCGCGCACTCGATTTCCTGCCGCTGGCACGCCGCCTGCTGACCGTGCGCTGCGACCTCGAGCTGCCGCTGACGCTCGCCGAGCTGCAGCCGCGTGCCCTCGACCGCGAACGGCTGCTCGAGCTCTTCCGGCACTACGAGATGCGCTCGTGGTTGCGCGAGGTGCAGGGCACGGCTGACACAGCGGCAGCTCCGGCAGCGACACCGGCCGCCGCCACGCCCGCGGCGGCCGACGGCGCGCACCGCGCGGCCTACGAGACGATCCTCGACTGGCCGGCCTTCGACCGCTGGCTGCAGAAGATCGGCAACTGTGCGCTGACCGCGCTCGATACCGAGACCACCAGCCTCGACCCCTTCGCCGCCCGCCTCGTCGGCCTGTCGCTGGCGGTCGCGCCGGGCGAGGCAGCCTACCTGCCGCTCGCCCATCGCTACCCCGGCGCGCCGTCGCAACTGCCGCAGGACGCCGTGCTGGCCCGCCTGCAGGCGTGGCTCGAAGACCCCACGCAGGCAAAGATCGGCCAGAACCTGAAGTACGACCAGCACGTCCTCGCCAACCACGGCATCCGCCTCGCCGGCGTGCGGCACGACACGCTGCTCGAGTCCTACGTCCTCGAATCGGGCCGCGACGGCGTCCGCGGGCACGACCTCGGCCAGCTCGCCAGCCGCCACCTCGGGCTGCAGACGATCCCCTACGAAGCGCTTTGCGGCAAGGGCGCGAAGCAGATCGGTTTCGAGCAGGTGGCGATCGACCAGGCGGCAGCCTACGCCGCAGAGGACGCCGACCTCTGCCTGCGCCTGCAGCAGCAGCTCCAGCCGCAGATCGACAGCGACGCCGGCCTGCGGCGGATCTACGAAGAGATCGAGATACCGGTGCGCGAGGTCCTCTTCCGCATGGAGCGTACCGGCATCCTGATCGATGCCGGGCTGCTGACGCAGCAGAGCCACGAGATCGGCAAGCGCCTGCTCGAACTCGAGGAACGCGCGCATGCCGCCGCCGGGCAACCGTTCAACCTCAATTCGCCAAAGCAGCTCGCCGAGATCCTGTTCGACCGCCTCGGGCTGCCGGTGAAGAAGAAGACCCCGACGGGAACGCCGTCGACCGACGAAGAAGTGCTCTCCGAGCTCGCGCTCGACTACCCGCTGCCGAAGATCCTGCTCGAATCGCGGCAGCTCGCCAAGCTCAAGGGCACCTACACCGACAAGCTGCCGAAGATGATCAACGCCACCACCGGCCGCGTGCATACCAGCTACGCACAGGCGGTGGCGGTCACCGGCCGCCTCGCGTCGAACGACCCCAACCTGCAGAACATCCCGGTGCGCACCGCCGAAGGCCGCCGCATCCGCGCCGCTTTCATCGCCCCGCCCGGCAGCCACCTGCTCTCCGCCGACTACTCACAGGTCGAGCTGCGCATCATGGCGCACCTGTCGCAGGACGCGCGCCTGCTCGCCGCATTCGCCGCCGGCGAGGACGTGCACCGGGCGACGGCGAGCGAGATCTTCGGCGTCGCGGCGGCGGAAGTCGGCGCCGACCAGCGGCGTGTCGCCAAGGTGATCAACTTCGGCCTGATCTACGGCATGAGCGCCTTCGGCCTGGCCCGCCAGCTCGACCTCGAACGCGGTGCCGCGCAGTCGTACATCGATCGCTACTTCGCCCGCTACCCGGGCGTCGCCGCCTACATGGAAGAGACGCGCGCGGCGGCGAAGCGCCAGGGCTACGTCGAGACCGTCTTCGGCCGCCGGCTGTGGCTGCCCGAGATCCGCTCGAGCAACGTCGGCCGCCGCCAGGGCGCCGAACGTGCGGCGATCAACGCGCCGATGCAGGGCACCGCCGCCGACCTGATCAAGTCGGCGATGATCGCCGTCCAGCGCTGGCTCGACGGCGAAGGGCTGCGCACCCGCCTGTTGCTGCAGGTGCATGACGAACTCGTCCTCGAAGTGCCAGCGGACGAACTGCCAACCGTGCGCGGCGAGCTGCCGCGGCTGATGAGCGAGGTCGCCAGCCTGCGTGTGCCGCTGGTTGTCGACATCGGTGTCGGCGGCAACTGGGACGAGGCACATTGAGACGAGGCGACAGGGCCGTCCGCAACATGCACCCCGCGTGCCGCCAGCCACCCGCGCAGCAACGGACATCCCTGCGGCCAGGGCGCGCGCGCGGACTGCTGCTGGCGGCGCTGCTCGCCTGCGGCCTCACCGCCTGCGGCGACGCGACGCGCAACGTCGCCGTCTACCAGAGCGAGGATTTCGCCGCCGACGAGACCTTCTCGCGCCTCTTCGACGCCAGCCCCGAAGCGACCTGCGAAGCGGCCCGGCGCGCGCTGCTCAGCCAGGGCTACCTGCTGACCGCCGTCAAGCCGGATGCGGTCAGCGCCAGCAAGAACTTCCAGCCGCAGGGCGATGTGCATGTGCAGATCGTCTTCAACGTCGTGTGCACCAGCGAGGGCGGCAACGAAGAGCTGGCGACGGCCTACGTCAGCGCCATCGAGGACCGCTACACGCTGAAGAAGAACCCGAACTCGGCCAGCGTCGGTGTCGCCGCCATCGGCTCGCTGTCGATCCCGCTCGGCGCGAACGAGGATTCGCTGGTCAAGGTCGCCAGCGAGACGATCCCCGCCGGGCCGTTCTACGACCGCTTCTTCGCCCTGATGCACCGCAACCTGGCACAGCAGGCAGGTGGGCGGTAGACGGCAGCGGCATCGCCCGCCAGAAACGGGGCCCCTGGCTCGGGTGGGCGCCCGGCTTACCCGGCGCGTGCGCGGATGCGTGCGACCCTGCCGTGGCATTCCCTCTCCGGAGAGCCGCGAGTCGGCGGCGTGATGAGCCCTTACCAGAAAAGCGAGATCCCGGCCCGCTACGAGACGCTGATGGTCCTGCACCATCTGGGGCGGGGCGAACCGTTCATGATGCTGCCGGGAGACGAAGACGGCTACGGCACCCGCTGGACCCTCGGCGGGCAGCAGGTGCAGCCGGCGATCGCGCAGTTCCTGATGCGGCATGCCTTCGTCCGGGATGCCGGGCTGACCGAGTTCGGCGCCCACCAATTGCGCCTGACGCCGACGGGGCGCAGCTTCCATGACAAGGGCCGGCAGTGGTGGGAGGGGCTCGGCTTCTACGACAAGCTCAAGGTCATCGTTCTCGGTTGAACACGCCCGCCACCCGGCGGCCGGCCCCAACCTGCAGTGGTGCCCCGGTCGCGGCCGGCGCCCGCGCCGACCACGACGGCCAGGGCATCAGGAGACGGACGTGCGGATCAGGTGATCGAAGGCGCTCAGCGCGGCTTTCGAGCCTTCGCCCATGGCGATGACGATCTGCTTGTAGGGCACGGTCGTCACGTCGCCAGCGGCAAAGACGCCGGGCAGCGAGGTCTGCGTGCGCGCGTCGATCTCGATCTCGCCGTGGCGCGAGAGCGCCAGTGTTCCCTTCAGCCAGTCGCTGTTCGGCAGCAGGCCGATCTGCACGAAGACGCCCTCGAGGTCGATTCGCTGCGACTCGCCGCTGGCGCGATCGGTGTAGACGAGGCCATTGACCTTCTGCCCGTCGCCAGTGACTTCGGTGGTCAGCGCCTGCGTGATCACGCGGACGTTCGGCAGGCTGAACAGCTTCTTCTGCAGCACCGCATCGGCACGCAGGCTGGCTTCGAACTCGAGCAGCGTGACATGCCCGACGACGCCGGCGAGGTCGATCGCCGCCTCGACGCCCGAGTTGCCGCCGCCGATGACCGCAACCCGCTTGCCCTTGAACAGCGGGCCGTCGCAGTGCGGGCAATAGGCGACGCCATGGCCGCGGTACTGCTTCTCGCCGGGGACATTCATCTCGCGCCAGCGGGCGCCGGTGGCGATGATCACCGTCCGGCTGCGCAGGCTGGCGCCGCTGGCCAGGCGGACCTCGGCAAGACCGTCTTCGCCGGCGGCGATCAGTTGCTCGGCACGCTGCAGGTTCATGATGTCGACCTCGTACTCGCGCACGTGCTGCTCGAGGCCGGCGGCGAGCTTCGGGCCGTCGGTCTCCTTGACCGAGATGAAGTTCTCGATCGCCAGCGTATCGAGCACCTGGCCACCGAAGCGCTCGCTGACGACGCCGGTGCGCACGCCCTTGCGCGCGGCGTAGATCGCCGCCGCGGCACCCGCCGGGCCGCCGCCGACGATCAGCACGTCGAACGGTGCCCGCGCCGAGACCTTCTCGGCCTCGCGCTGCACGGCACCGACGTCGATCCGGCCGACGATCTCCTCGAGCGTCATCCGCCCCTGGCCAAAGTGCTCGCCGTTGAGCAGGACGGTGGGCACGCCCATGATCTGCCGCTCGCTGACTTCCGACTGGAACAGTGCGCCGTCGATCATCTGGTGGCTGATGCCCGGGTTGATCACCGACATCAGGTTGAGCGCCTGCACGACGTCGGGACAGTTGTGGCAGGAGAGCGAGATGAAGGTCTCGAAGTGGAAGCGGCCGGGGATCGCGCGGATCTCGTCGAGCACGCTCGCCTCGGCCTTCGGCGGATGGCCACCGGTCTGCAGCAGGGCGAGGATCAGCGAGGTGAACTCGTGCCCCATCGGGATGCCGGCGAAGCTGATGCGCGCCGCCTCACCGACCCGGCCGACGGCGAACGACGGCCGGCGCACGGCATCGCCGTCCTGGCGGACGCTGACCTTCGCCGACAACTCGGCGATTTCCTGTACCAGCGCGAGCATCTCGCGCGCCTGGTCACTGTCGTCGAGCGACGTGACGAGTTCGATCGGCTGCTGGATCTTCTCCAGGTAGGCGCGCAACTGGTTCCTGATGTTGCTGTCGAGCATGACTCCATTCTCCATTGACGAGTGGCATTGAAAAGGGGCCGCCAAGCTGTGCTTCGCGGCCCCTGTGCATTGGCACCCGCGGCGGCTGCCGGACTGCACGCCCGGCAGCGGCGCGTGCAGCGGCGCTCAGATCTTGCCGACGAGATCCAGCGACGGTGCCAGGGTGGCCTCACCCGGAGTCCACTTGGCCGGGCAGACCTCACCCGGGTGGCTGGCGACGTATTGCGCGGCCTGCACCTTGCGCAGCAGTTCCTTGGCGTCGCGGCCGATGCCGAGATCGTGGATTTCGCAGACCTTGATGACGCCCTCCGGATTGACGACGAAGGTGCCGCGCAGCGCCAGGCCCTCGGTCTCGATCATGACGTCGAAGTTGCGCGTGATTTTGCCGGTCGGGTCGCCGATCATCGGATAGCGGATCTTCTTGATCGTCTCCGACGCATCGGCCCACGCCTTGTGCGTGAAGTGGGTGTCGGTCGACACCGCATAGACTTCGACGCCGATCTTCTGGAAGGCATCGTACTCATCGGCCAGGTCGCCGAGTTCGGTCGGGCAGACGAAGGTGAAGTCGGCCGGGTAGAAAACGACGACGGACCACTTGCCTTTCAGGTCGGCATCGGAAACGGGGACGAACTTGCCATTGTGAAAAGCGGTGGCTGTGAACGACTTGATTTCGGTGTTGATCAAGGACATCGTGAGCTCTCCTTCGAGTTCGGTGGATGAAAAGAAGCGACGGACGAATCGTAGTGCAGGCGGCGGATTGGTTCCAATTGATTCTGGTAATTTCTGCCATAGCCCGGCGCTATCCGGCACGACCGCGGACGACGGGCGCATCCCCTGCGCAAGGAGCAATGGCGGCGGGATCGCGCCAGCGGGACGGACGCGGATTGACGGCCGACGACCATTTCGCCGATACTCGGGGCTCTGCCGATGAGCACGAACCCCCCGCTCGGCAAGGTGATCGCCCGGTCATTCCGGCGCGCCACTTGGCGGTTGACCGGGCCCGGTCCGGGCAGTGGCGCGGCACGCGGCCGTTCGACGCAGGCAACCTTGTTTCAGGATCCGGACCGGTGAATCCCCCTTTCCCTGCACCACCCCTGCCGGCGGGCCTGCCGGCGAACGCCATGGCGGAGCCCTGGCGATGAGCATGGTCGACGTCATCGATGGCGCCAGCTTTCCACGGCTCGAGCCGATCGCCTGCCCGCTCTGCGGCCAATCGAACGCGGCGCGCGTCATCCCCGCCCGCTTCGGCATGCTGACGTCGGTGGCCGAGTGCGCTCCCTGCCGCCTCGCCTACCAGACGCCGCGGCCATCCGAGGAAGCGTCGCGCGCCTACATGAACTGGCGCTGGTCCTCCGGCGACAGCTACGTGACCGATTCGGAGAACAAGCGCCGCGCCGCGCGCGCCAAACTGGAGCACGTGCAGGAAGTGCGCCCGCTGCCTGGCCGGCTGCTCGACTTCGGCGCCGGTTCCGGCGCCTTCGTCCGCGCCAGCCTCGATGCCGGCTGGCAGGCCATCGGCGTCGAACAGAGCGAAGCGGCGATCGCCCGCGCGCGCGAGTACTACGGCGTTGAACTGCAGGCGACGCTGCCCGACGAGGAGTTCGACGTGATCACGATGTGGGACGTCGTCGAGCACCTGCGCGACCCACTCACCGTGTTGCGGATGCTGCACGACCGCCTGCGCCGGGAAGGCGTCCTGCTGCTGGAAACCGGCAATTACGAGAACTGGCGCCGGATCCTCGAAGGGGAGCGCTGGAGCCTCTATCTCCTCGACCACCACTTCTACTTCTCGCCGCACAGCCTGGAGACGGTCGTCACGCGTGCCGGCTTCTCCGCCTTCCGGGTACTCGACGTCGACCACTCGGCGCCCTCGCTGCGCCGCACGCTGACGCGGCCACGCTGGAGCCTGCGTGCCTGGCAGACCTACCTCGCATCGAAGCGCGCCTGGCCCGAGCACGGCGACATCAACGTCATGGTCGCCGCCGCCACCGCCTGAGCGGGCCGCGGGCGGGCAGCGGCCGCAGCCCGCCGGGCGAGCGGTGACCAACCCACAGGGCGGGAGAGGGACTCTTGAAGCCGATCAGACTCTACTGGTGGCAGGGCGAAGGCCGCGATGACCCGACCCGGCAGAATTTTGGCGACTACCTGTCGCCGTTGATCGTCGGCATGGTGTCGGGGCGACCCGTGGTGCACGCGCCGGTCGCCAGCGCCGACCTGCTCGCCATCGGCACGATCCTGAAACGGGAACGGCAGGCCCGCCGGCTCCTGCTGCCGCGCCGCCTGCACATCTGGGGCAGCGGTGCCGGCGACGCCAGCGAACGATTCCCTGGCCGCCACCACTATCACGCCGTCCGCGGCCGCCACACGCTGGCGGCAATCGCCGGCGGCGGCCAGGGTGCCGCGCTCGGCGACCCGGGACTCCTCGTCGGCCACTACTGGAGCGGCCGGCCGCGGCCGCCGAAGCGGTACGCGCTCGGCGTCATCCCGCACTTCGTCGACCAGGACAGCGCCGCCGTCGCCGCGCTGCTGCGCATCCCCGGCGCGCGGCTGATCAACGTCTTCGCGCCGATCGACGACATCCTGCACGAGGTGCTCTCCTGCGCACAGGTGCTGTCATCGAGCCTGCACGGACTGATCATCAGCGACGGGCTCGAGGTCCCGAATCGCCGCATGATCATCTCCGACCACATCCGCTCGACGCTCAAGTTCGCCGACTACTACTCGGCCTTCGGCCTCGCCGAACCCGCCCCGCTCGACGCCCGGCTGCTGCGCGGCAACGAAAGCCCCGAGCGCCTCGTCGGCGACTATCGCCGACCCGACGTCGACAGCCGTTGCGCCGAGCTGCTGCGCTCGTTTCCGGACGTCGTCTGAGCGGTCGTCACGAAATCGTCGCGAGCAGTCGGGGATGCCCGTCTCGACAGGGGAAGTTGAAATCTTCCCGCAACGACACCGGCGACGCTCAGGTCTTCGTCAAGCTCTTCCCAGCGCAGCGCATGTCCATCGACTGCGACCCGGACCTCCTTGAGCTGATCGTCAGACGCCTGGCAAAGAATGCGAAAACGGTCTGCCGGAAAGCCGAATACCCTTCCGTCGGTCAGTTCGAGATAGATGAACCGCTTTTCAGACCAGGCCCTGATGGCTACGGGTTCGGTTTCAGTGATCATGGTATCGCTCGTTCAATGGTCGTTCGTTTTCAAGGCCCAGCCGCTCGATTTCCCGCAAATCCCGGGGCACCAAACCGCGGTTGCCGGCGGAGTACACTGATCGCCCCGACCTGCCGTACCATCGTGTGCTGACAGACAGCGCTCGGCAGGAGACCCGCATGGCCCGCATCATCCCCGACGGCTGGCGCGAACTCTCGGTCACCGGGGGCGCGCAGCGCGAGATCGAAACCCTCGCCCTCCTTGCCGAAGGCCTGCCCGACGCGTATTCGGTGTATCACGCCGTGCACTGGACCGCGACCGAAGGGCGCCAGGCCATTTTCGGCGAAATCGACTTCGCCGTGGTGAACCTCTCCGGCGACATCCTGCTGATCGAACAGAAGAGCGGTTTCCTCGGCGAGACCGCCGCGGGGCTGGTCAAACAGTACCCCGGCCGGTCGAAGAGCGTCCCCGTGCAGATCTCGCGCATGGTCGGCAAGCTGCGCGGCAAGCTCGCCAGCCGCGCCGACATCCCCTCGGTGCACATCGATGCCCTGCTCTACTGCCCGGATTACACGGTCCGCAGCCCGGAAACCGCCGGCCTCGTCCGCGAGCGCATCGTGGACGCCAGCACGCGCGAGCAGCTGTGCCGCATCATCCAGGAACTGCTGCCGGCGCGCGCGAAGACGCCCGCGACGCCGAAAATCGACGCCTTCCTGCGCGACCTGATCCAGCTCGAAACCGACGTCAGCGCGCTGATGGGGCATGCGCGCAACCTCGTCACGCGGGTTTCCGGCGGCCTCGCGCAGTGGGCGCGGCGGCTCGAATTCGCGCCCTTCCGGCTGCGCATCAGCGGCACGGCCGGCTCGGGCAAGACGCAACTCGCGCTGGCGGAATACCGCGCCACCATCGAGGCCGGCAAGCGGCCGCTCTACGTCTGCTTCAACCGCCCGCTGGCCGACCATTTCAAGCGCATCGCCCCGCGCGGCGGCGTCGCCTGCACCTTCCACCAGCTCTGCGACCAGCGGCTGCGCGACGCCGGCAAGAAAGCGGACTTCAGCGCACCCGACGCCTTCGAGCGCCTGCGGCAAAGCGCCGCGGCACTGCCGGTGGACGCCGCCTTCGTCTTCGACACGATCATCGTCGACGAGGGCCAGGACATCTCCGAGACGTGGCGCGATTTCATCTTCCGCCATGCCCGCGCCGATGCGCGCCTCCTCTGGCTGGAAGACCCGATGCAGAACCTCTACGGCCGCCCGCCGACGCCGCTGCCGGGCTGGGTGACGCTGCGCTCGCAGAGCAACTACCGCAGCCCGCGGCCGGTCGTCGAGCTGCTGCGTCGTCTGCTCCCCGGCGAACCCGCGATCGAGGCCGCCTCGCCGATCGCCGCCGACGAGATCGAGTTCCTCGACTATGCCGACACCGCCGGCCTGTTCGCGCGCATCAAGGAAGCCATCCGCATCTGCTACTCGGCGGGCTTCAGGAAGCACGACCTCGCCATCGTCAGCTACCACGGCCGCGAGCGCTCGCAGCTGATGGCCCTCGACCGGCTCGGCCAGACCAGCCTGCGCCACTTCACCGGCAACTACGATCTCTTCGGGCAGCCGGTGTACACGGATGGCGACGTACTGGTCGAATCGGTCTACCGCTTCAAGGGCCAGTCGGCGCCCGCGGTGATCCTCGCCGAGGTCGACTTCGAGGCGCTCGACGACCGGGCGGTGCGCAAGTTATTCGTCGGCGCGACGCGCTGTTCGATGAAGGTGATTCTGGTCGTGCACGAGAGGTCCGCGGCCCGGCTGCTGGAACGTATTGGCTGAGCAATCTTCTGCCGGGAGGCGGTTCGTGCGAGTCCGGCGATAGTGATCCGGCCCGCATCTGCCGGCAGTGGCGATGGACGAAAAGGAGAGCCGCGGGTGGACCACGACGCCCACCGGATCCTACTCCAGGCGCTCAAGCGCGCCCTTGCCGGAGCGGCAGGCCCATATCACAGACTGAAAATTACGCTCATCGGGCGAGTGCCTTCGTGTGACCGGTACTTGAGCTTGCCCATGTACACGAACGGTGCTGCCTTGCCGCCCTTCAGCCTCGTTTCCCGCACGAAGAGGTGAATGCGGATGCCTGACATCTCGTGCTGGATCAGCTCCTGCCCGCGCTTGCTGGTCGGCGTCGTGGCGTTCTGGCTCTGCCAGTGGAAGGTGTTCTCGTCGATCCAGTAGTCGTGAAAGCGGAGTTGAATGGCCTTGCCTTGTTTGTTGAGCGTCACCAGCAGCACGTGGACCTTCTGCTCGTTGAGAACGACATGGCCGGAGTTCCAGTTGCCGGGATTGAAGGTCTCGCCGAACAGGGTCGGAATCTGTTCGCGGTCAAAGCTCTCGCCCAGGACGAAGTCCAGTGGATCGACGACGGCCTTGAGTCGCGCCAGCGTTTTCATCTCGTCGGTGGCAGGGAGGTCTTCGTAGTCGGGATTGTTGGCCTTCAGCATGTAGGCACCGCCGGCCACTTTCCTGACCACGCGCAGCAGATACTGGCTATCGCCACTGACGTCCTGACGTTCGATCGCCATCACGTTGCCGGTGATCGAGCCAGCGCTACTCGGTGTCACGAGTTCAAGAAGGAGGTAGTCACCGTCGCGAATCGGCTGCTTGCCACCGTTCATCGA from the Accumulibacter sp. genome contains:
- a CDS encoding ATP-binding domain-containing protein; this translates as MARIIPDGWRELSVTGGAQREIETLALLAEGLPDAYSVYHAVHWTATEGRQAIFGEIDFAVVNLSGDILLIEQKSGFLGETAAGLVKQYPGRSKSVPVQISRMVGKLRGKLASRADIPSVHIDALLYCPDYTVRSPETAGLVRERIVDASTREQLCRIIQELLPARAKTPATPKIDAFLRDLIQLETDVSALMGHARNLVTRVSGGLAQWARRLEFAPFRLRISGTAGSGKTQLALAEYRATIEAGKRPLYVCFNRPLADHFKRIAPRGGVACTFHQLCDQRLRDAGKKADFSAPDAFERLRQSAAALPVDAAFVFDTIIVDEGQDISETWRDFIFRHARADARLLWLEDPMQNLYGRPPTPLPGWVTLRSQSNYRSPRPVVELLRRLLPGEPAIEAASPIAADEIEFLDYADTAGLFARIKEAIRICYSAGFRKHDLAIVSYHGRERSQLMALDRLGQTSLRHFTGNYDLFGQPVYTDGDVLVESVYRFKGQSAPAVILAEVDFEALDDRAVRKLFVGATRCSMKVILVVHERSAARLLERIG